Proteins encoded by one window of Metamycoplasma subdolum:
- a CDS encoding M13 family metallopeptidase, with amino-acid sequence MNKKLIKKDFFEAVNGVWLKNAKIPEHQIGWGSFYQLGERITRLKKSLLNKWCEDQSDIKNEPILKEMIKFYKIVKNWQQRRIDGVKPIYKFLDLVSNINSWKDFENNFDTLTTYGFDSILNFGINQDFKDNSLQVLWLDDGPTILPEKGDYQNEEKKKPLLAVWSSMVKKLLVKIIKDENKADDLIKKALEYDELIAKFVKSAVEKANYIESYNVYEVEKINNQKFVNISKIINDLIGTNVEKVVVVNPKFVEALPTLINENTFEMFKAHLFIRSMLTMTGFLDNSTRKIAAEYRMAIAGLKKPYAKERVAIETTLSTFSMPFGIYYGKTYFGKEAKADVERMVQKFIKIYKTRLQNNNWLSEATKEKAILKLSKLGVHVGYPTEMRDYYNDLKVKEYEDSGLDLLSNAMEFRKIVNKYYMKQYMQPVNKNLWSMSPATVNAYFAAEHNHIVFPAAILNPPFYSTKYSSSKNYGGIGTVIAHEISHAFDNNGAKFDETGKMANWWTDEDKQNFESKTQAMIDLFEGKETEFGKCNGKLTVSENIADAGGVSCALEAAKSEPDFSAKDFYINFATIWRAKYRKQFAEYLLRVDVHAPAKLRANIQIMNSDDFYTTFDITKKDGMYLPLEKRVKIW; translated from the coding sequence ATGAATAAAAAATTAATTAAAAAAGACTTCTTTGAAGCAGTCAACGGTGTATGACTAAAAAATGCAAAAATTCCTGAACATCAAATTGGTTGAGGTTCATTTTATCAATTAGGTGAAAGAATAACAAGACTTAAAAAATCTTTATTAAATAAATGATGCGAAGACCAAAGTGATATTAAAAATGAACCAATCTTAAAAGAAATGATCAAGTTTTATAAAATTGTCAAAAATTGACAACAAAGAAGAATTGATGGTGTCAAACCAATTTATAAATTCTTAGATTTAGTTTCAAACATAAATTCATGAAAAGATTTTGAAAACAATTTTGATACCTTAACTACTTATGGCTTTGATAGCATTTTAAACTTTGGCATCAACCAAGACTTCAAAGACAATTCTCTTCAAGTTTTATGACTTGACGATGGGCCAACAATTCTTCCTGAAAAAGGCGACTACCAAAATGAAGAAAAGAAAAAACCATTACTAGCAGTTTGATCTTCAATGGTTAAAAAACTTTTAGTCAAAATTATTAAAGATGAAAATAAAGCAGATGATTTAATTAAAAAAGCACTTGAATATGATGAATTAATTGCAAAATTTGTAAAATCTGCTGTTGAAAAAGCAAATTATATTGAATCATATAATGTTTACGAAGTTGAAAAAATAAATAACCAAAAATTTGTTAACATTAGCAAAATTATTAATGACTTAATTGGCACAAATGTTGAAAAAGTAGTTGTAGTTAATCCTAAGTTTGTAGAAGCTTTACCTACATTAATTAATGAAAATACTTTTGAAATGTTTAAAGCACATTTATTTATAAGATCAATGCTTACAATGACTGGATTCTTAGATAATTCAACAAGGAAAATTGCTGCTGAATATAGAATGGCAATAGCAGGACTTAAAAAACCATATGCGAAAGAAAGAGTAGCAATTGAAACAACACTTTCAACATTTTCAATGCCATTTGGAATTTATTATGGTAAAACATACTTCGGAAAAGAAGCAAAAGCTGATGTTGAAAGAATGGTGCAAAAATTTATAAAAATTTATAAAACAAGATTGCAAAACAATAATTGACTTTCAGAAGCAACAAAAGAAAAGGCAATTTTAAAATTAAGTAAACTTGGTGTTCATGTTGGATATCCAACTGAAATGAGAGATTATTACAATGATCTTAAAGTGAAAGAGTATGAAGACTCAGGCCTTGATTTATTGTCAAATGCAATGGAATTTAGAAAAATTGTAAATAAATATTACATGAAACAATATATGCAACCAGTAAATAAAAATTTATGATCAATGAGTCCTGCTACAGTTAATGCATACTTTGCTGCAGAACACAATCACATAGTCTTTCCAGCAGCAATTTTAAATCCTCCATTTTATAGTACAAAATATTCTTCATCAAAAAATTACGGTGGAATTGGAACAGTTATTGCTCACGAAATTAGTCATGCTTTTGATAATAATGGTGCTAAATTTGATGAAACAGGAAAAATGGCAAATTGATGAACTGATGAAGACAAACAAAATTTTGAATCTAAAACACAAGCAATGATTGACTTATTTGAAGGCAAAGAAACCGAATTTGGAAAATGTAATGGAAAATTAACTGTTTCAGAAAACATTGCTGATGCTGGTGGAGTTTCATGTGCACTCGAAGCAGCCAAATCAGAACCTGACTTTTCAGCAAAAGACTTTTATATTAATTTTGCGACAATTTGAAGAGCAAAATATAGAAAACAATTTGCAGAATATTTATTAAGAGTTGATGTTCATGCTCCTGCAAAATTAAGAGCTAATATCCAAATAATGAACTCAGATGATTTCTACACTACTTTCGATATTACTAAAAAAGATGGCATGTATTTACCTTTAGAAAAACGTGTAAAAATTTGATAA